A genomic stretch from Eubacterium sulci ATCC 35585 includes:
- a CDS encoding 30S ribosomal protein S13, giving the protein MARIAGVDLPREKRVEIGLTYIYGIGKHTAKDILAKAEINPDTRVKDLTEDEAGRIRKIIEADYAVEGDLRREVSLNIKRLMEIGSYRGIRHRRGLPVRGQKTKTNARTRKGPKRTVSRKKK; this is encoded by the coding sequence ATGGCTCGTATAGCCGGTGTAGACTTACCAAGAGAAAAAAGGGTAGAAATCGGTCTAACCTATATCTATGGTATCGGAAAGCATACAGCTAAAGACATTCTTGCAAAGGCTGAAATCAATCCAGATACTAGAGTCAAAGATCTGACCGAAGATGAAGCTGGTAGAATCAGAAAAATCATCGAAGCAGATTATGCAGTAGAAGGTGACCTAAGAAGAGAGGTGTCTCTAAACATTAAGAGACTCATGGAAATCGGAAGCTACAGAGGAATCAGACACAGAAGAGGACTCCCTGTTAGAGGTCAGAAAACAAAAACTAATGCTAGAACGCGTAAGGGTCCTAAGAGGACTGTAAGCAGAAAGAAAAAGTAA
- a CDS encoding DNA-directed RNA polymerase subunit alpha, which produces MIEIEKPTISKTVSEDGTYGKFVVEPLERGYGITLGNSMRRILLSSLPGAAVTSIKIDGILHEFSTIPGVKEDVTEIILNLKKLALRLSGDDSKRVIINAVGPKEVTAADIIGDSELEIFNPELHIATLEENATLVMEINLARGRGYVPAEQNKDESTPISVIPVDSIFTPVRRVNYTVENTRVGQVTDFDRLILEIWTDGSISPEEGVSIGAKIMQEHLNLFVKLDDAADDLEIMVEKEEDQKEKALEMTIEELELSVRSFNCLKRASINTVEELTARTEEEMMKVRNLGKKSLDEVKAKLAELGLSLRPSEE; this is translated from the coding sequence ATGATAGAAATCGAAAAACCGACAATATCAAAGACAGTCAGCGAGGATGGTACATACGGCAAATTCGTTGTTGAACCTCTAGAAAGAGGATACGGAATAACACTTGGAAACAGCATGAGAAGAATTCTTCTCAGCTCACTTCCAGGCGCAGCTGTAACATCGATTAAAATCGATGGAATTCTACACGAGTTTTCGACGATTCCAGGCGTCAAAGAAGATGTTACTGAAATCATACTCAACCTCAAGAAGCTGGCATTAAGGCTAAGCGGTGATGACAGCAAGCGTGTGATTATAAATGCAGTTGGACCTAAGGAGGTTACAGCAGCAGACATAATCGGAGATTCAGAGCTAGAGATATTTAACCCTGAATTGCACATTGCTACACTCGAAGAAAATGCTACTTTGGTTATGGAAATAAACCTTGCTAGAGGCAGAGGTTATGTTCCAGCAGAGCAGAATAAGGATGAGAGCACACCGATTTCAGTGATTCCGGTTGACTCAATTTTTACTCCGGTAAGAAGAGTAAACTACACAGTAGAGAATACAAGAGTAGGGCAGGTTACAGACTTTGATAGACTTATCCTAGAGATTTGGACAGATGGTTCAATCTCACCAGAGGAAGGTGTATCAATAGGTGCAAAGATTATGCAGGAGCACCTCAATTTGTTCGTAAAGCTTGATGATGCTGCAGATGATCTTGAAATCATGGTAGAGAAGGAAGAAGATCAGAAGGAAAAAGCTTTGGAGATGACTATCGAAGAGCTTGAGCTTTCAGTTCGTTCGTTCAACTGCCTAAAGAGAGCATCGATCAATACTGTTGAAGAGTTGACAGCTCGTACCGAAGAAGAGATGATGAAAGTCAGAAATCTCGGTAAGAAGTCACTCGACGAAGTTAAAGCAAAATTAGCTGAGCTTGGACTTTCACTTAGACCAAGCGAAGAATAG
- a CDS encoding alkyl hydroperoxide reductase (with AhpF catalyzes the conversion of alkyl hydroperoxides to their corresponding alcohols; AhpC reduced the hydroperoxide substrate), with the protein MSLINKEVSDFKVNGYYNNEFKEYKKEDILGKWSVFFFYPADFTFVCPTELSDLQDKYEEFKSAGCEVYAVSCDTHFVHKAWHDSSELIKELTYPMLGDPTHALAKDFDVFIEADGISERGTFIINPQGKIVSYEVNAGNVGRNAEELLRKLQACQFVAEHGDEVCPARWRPGAKTLKPGIDLVGKL; encoded by the coding sequence ATGTCATTAATTAACAAGGAAGTTTCCGATTTTAAGGTTAATGGTTATTACAATAATGAATTCAAAGAATACAAAAAGGAAGATATTCTAGGAAAGTGGAGTGTTTTCTTCTTCTATCCTGCTGATTTTACTTTTGTTTGCCCAACAGAGCTTTCAGACCTACAGGACAAGTATGAGGAATTCAAGAGCGCTGGCTGCGAAGTATATGCAGTTTCATGTGACACTCACTTTGTTCACAAGGCTTGGCACGATAGCTCTGAGCTAATCAAAGAGCTAACATACCCAATGCTTGGCGATCCAACTCATGCACTAGCAAAGGACTTTGATGTATTCATCGAAGCAGATGGAATTTCTGAGAGAGGAACATTCATCATCAACCCTCAGGGAAAAATTGTTTCCTATGAGGTTAATGCAGGAAACGTTGGAAGAAATGCCGAAGAGCTTCTACGTAAGCTTCAGGCTTGCCAGTTCGTTGCTGAACATGGAGATGAGGTTTGCCCAGCTAGATGGAGACCAGGAGCAAAGACACTAAAACCTGGAATCGACCTAGTAGGTAAGCTCTAG
- the rpmJ gene encoding 50S ribosomal protein L36 (smallest protein in the large subunit; similar to what is found with protein L31 and L33 several bacterial genomes contain paralogs which may be regulated by zinc; the protein from Thermus thermophilus has a zinc-binding motif and contains a bound zinc ion; the proteins in this group have the motif) codes for MKVRASVKPICEKCKVIKRNGKVMVICENPKHKQKQG; via the coding sequence ATGAAAGTAAGAGCATCAGTAAAGCCAATCTGCGAAAAATGCAAAGTCATTAAGAGAAATGGCAAAGTGATGGTTATTTGCGAAAATCCAAAGCATAAGCAGAAGCAAGGCTAA
- a CDS encoding translation initiation factor IF-1, whose product MAKKDTIEAMGTVVDAQPNAMFKIKLENGFEVLAHISGKIRMNYIRILPGDKVKVELSPYDLTRGRIVWRDK is encoded by the coding sequence ATGGCGAAAAAAGACACCATAGAAGCAATGGGCACTGTTGTAGATGCACAGCCTAATGCAATGTTCAAGATAAAGCTTGAGAACGGATTTGAGGTTCTTGCGCATATATCGGGTAAGATCCGCATGAACTACATTAGGATTCTCCCGGGGGACAAGGTAAAGGTTGAGCTATCACCTTATGACCTAACTCGCGGACGTATTGTATGGCGTGATAAATAG
- a CDS encoding adenylate kinase (essential enzyme that recycles AMP in active cells; converts ATP and AMP to two molecules of ADP) → MRTILLGPPGAGKGTQAVRIVEKYGIPHISTGDIFRDNIKRQTELGKKAQEYMNKGELVPDDLVIEIATDRLLRDDCKKGFLLDGFPRTVYQAEKLDEFMQAHGGKIDHVINLEVDDDLLIFRLTGRRVCKQCGASFHVVNIPPKVEGICDRCGGELVQRADDTEETVKNRITVYKEQTMPLIDYYTKANNITTLDGSTPLDQCFAEIVEVLGE, encoded by the coding sequence AGGGCCTCCAGGCGCAGGAAAGGGAACTCAGGCAGTACGCATTGTTGAAAAGTATGGAATTCCACACATTTCAACGGGTGACATCTTCCGCGACAATATTAAGAGGCAAACTGAGCTCGGTAAGAAAGCTCAAGAATACATGAATAAAGGCGAACTTGTTCCAGACGATTTAGTAATTGAAATCGCCACGGACAGATTGCTGAGAGACGACTGCAAGAAGGGCTTCCTTCTTGACGGTTTTCCTCGCACGGTTTATCAGGCAGAAAAGCTTGATGAATTCATGCAGGCACACGGTGGAAAGATTGATCACGTTATCAATCTAGAGGTAGACGATGATTTGCTCATCTTCAGACTCACAGGAAGACGTGTTTGCAAGCAGTGCGGAGCAAGCTTCCACGTAGTCAACATCCCGCCAAAGGTAGAAGGAATCTGCGATAGATGCGGAGGAGAGCTAGTGCAGAGAGCTGACGATACGGAGGAGACGGTAAAGAACAGAATTACCGTTTACAAAGAACAGACTATGCCGCTTATTGATTATTACACAAAGGCTAACAACATTACTACGCTAGATGGCTCAACACCTCTTGATCAGTGTTTTGCTGAAATTGTAGAAGTTCTAGGTGAATAG
- a CDS encoding 30S ribosomal protein S11 → MAKAVKKTVRKKRKDRKHVEKGQAHIQSTFNNTLVTLTDMDGNALSWSSAGSLGFKGSRKSTPFAAQSAAETATKAALEHGLKTVEVYVKGPGAGREAAIRALQAAGLEITLIKDITPIPHNGCRPPKRRRV, encoded by the coding sequence ATGGCTAAAGCTGTAAAGAAAACAGTAAGAAAAAAGAGAAAAGACCGTAAGCACGTTGAAAAAGGCCAGGCTCATATCCAGTCCACCTTTAACAATACTTTGGTGACACTTACAGATATGGACGGAAACGCTCTGTCATGGTCAAGCGCAGGATCACTTGGATTTAAGGGTTCAAGAAAATCAACACCGTTTGCAGCACAGAGTGCAGCTGAGACTGCAACAAAGGCAGCTCTTGAGCACGGACTTAAGACTGTTGAAGTTTACGTTAAGGGACCAGGCGCAGGTAGAGAAGCTGCTATTAGAGCACTCCAGGCTGCTGGTCTTGAGATCACATTGATCAAAGATATTACACCTATTCCTCATAACGGTTGCAGACCGCCAAAGAGAAGAAGAGTATAG
- a CDS encoding 50S ribosomal protein L17 yields the protein MPGYRKLGRPTAHRKAMLRNLVTDLLREGRIQTTDCRAKEARKTAEKLITLAKTDNLHNRRQALAYIFDETVVNNLFEEIAPKYAERNGGYTRILKLGPRRGDGAEVVFLELV from the coding sequence ATGCCAGGATATAGAAAACTAGGCAGGCCTACAGCTCACAGAAAAGCAATGCTGAGAAACCTTGTAACTGATCTACTCAGAGAAGGCAGAATTCAGACAACTGATTGTAGAGCTAAGGAAGCCAGAAAAACTGCTGAAAAGCTTATCACTTTGGCAAAGACTGACAATCTTCATAACAGAAGACAGGCTTTGGCATATATATTTGACGAAACAGTAGTCAATAATCTTTTCGAAGAGATCGCACCTAAGTACGCTGAGCGTAACGGTGGATACACAAGAATCCTAAAGCTAGGACCTCGCCGTGGCGATGGTGCTGAAGTAGTTTTCTTGGAGCTCGTATAA
- a CDS encoding methionine aminopeptidase, which translates to MIVIKSKEEIELLRVPCKVTGELLNKLAGFIKPGISTWEIDNFCAEFIKQHGMTPTFKGYGGFPGNVCVSLNEEIVHGIPDRERILQEGDIVSIDVGATYKGYTSDAARTYPVGKISEEAQRLIDATRDSFFAGIEFAKVGNRLSDISHAVQAKAEREGFSVIRDFVGHGVGRELHEDPQIPNYGKAGRGPRLVEGMVLAIEPMVAVGTYETETLLNNWTAVTADGKLSAHYENTVAITENGPEVLTLVEEEV; encoded by the coding sequence ATGATAGTAATCAAATCCAAAGAAGAAATTGAATTGTTGCGTGTTCCTTGCAAGGTTACAGGCGAGCTACTAAACAAGCTTGCTGGGTTCATAAAGCCGGGAATAAGCACATGGGAAATCGATAACTTCTGTGCCGAATTTATAAAGCAGCACGGAATGACACCGACCTTCAAGGGTTACGGTGGATTCCCGGGAAATGTGTGCGTATCGCTCAACGAAGAGATTGTGCACGGAATTCCGGATCGCGAGAGAATTCTTCAAGAGGGTGACATAGTCAGCATCGATGTTGGCGCGACATACAAAGGATATACAAGCGATGCCGCAAGAACATATCCTGTAGGCAAAATCAGCGAGGAAGCACAGCGTCTTATAGATGCGACAAGAGATAGCTTCTTTGCGGGAATAGAGTTTGCCAAGGTAGGAAACCGACTTTCAGACATTTCGCATGCAGTGCAGGCGAAGGCCGAGAGGGAAGGGTTTTCAGTAATCCGAGACTTTGTTGGACACGGAGTCGGAAGAGAATTGCATGAGGATCCACAGATACCTAACTACGGAAAGGCTGGACGTGGTCCAAGACTTGTAGAAGGTATGGTCCTAGCAATTGAACCGATGGTAGCGGTCGGAACATACGAAACAGAAACACTGTTGAATAATTGGACGGCAGTAACTGCTGACGGAAAGCTTTCAGCTCATTACGAAAACACGGTAGCAATTACTGAGAATGGGCCGGAAGTGCTAACTTTAGTCGAAGAAGAGGTGTAG
- a CDS encoding 30S ribosomal protein S4, producing MAVNKDPILKRCRSLQLDPSHMGIYKESNRKPQQSFKKMSEYGLQLREKQRAKFIYGVQERQFRTAFKKAASKKGITGENLLIMLEERLDNVVFRMGLATTRREARQLVVHSHFTVNGKKVNIPSYIVKAGDVIKVKEKSQSSPKFKEIKEMQVGVPAWLSVDRDKLEGKVLADPTRDQIDTPIEERLIVELYSK from the coding sequence ATGGCAGTAAATAAAGACCCGATCCTAAAGAGATGTAGATCTCTTCAGTTGGATCCAAGCCACATGGGTATCTACAAAGAATCCAATAGAAAGCCTCAGCAGAGTTTCAAGAAGATGAGTGAATATGGACTTCAGCTTCGTGAAAAGCAGAGAGCAAAGTTTATCTACGGAGTTCAGGAAAGACAGTTCAGAACAGCATTCAAGAAGGCTGCATCAAAGAAGGGTATCACAGGTGAAAACCTTCTTATCATGCTAGAAGAAAGACTTGATAACGTTGTTTTCAGAATGGGACTTGCTACAACACGTAGAGAAGCAAGACAGCTTGTAGTTCACAGCCACTTTACAGTAAACGGTAAGAAGGTAAACATTCCTTCATACATCGTAAAGGCTGGAGACGTAATCAAGGTAAAGGAAAAGAGCCAGAGCTCTCCTAAGTTTAAGGAAATCAAAGAGATGCAGGTTGGTGTTCCAGCTTGGCTTTCAGTAGATAGAGACAAGCTAGAGGGTAAAGTTCTAGCTGATCCAACTAGAGATCAGATTGACACACCTATCGAAGAGCGTTTAATCGTCGAGTTGTACTCCAAATAA